Proteins encoded together in one Candidatus Nitrosocaldus cavascurensis window:
- a CDS encoding winged helix-turn-helix domain-containing protein — translation MRLLNDILSVLLDEGEASKITILHKANLDSRLLNKYLNLLNDTGLIELENRKGKISIRITDKGTRFIVLYKELRRMINAKHSSSSNTKPAL, via the coding sequence CTGAGACTTCTAAATGATATACTCTCAGTACTCCTAGATGAAGGGGAAGCAAGCAAGATAACCATACTCCATAAGGCAAATCTGGACTCTAGGCTTCTCAACAAGTACCTTAACCTACTGAATGATACAGGGCTTATAGAGTTGGAGAATAGAAAGGGGAAAATAAGCATAAGGATAACAGACAAGGGTACAAGGTTCATAGTACTCTACAAGGAGTTGAGACGCATGATAAACGCTAAGCATAGTAGTAGCAGTAATACAAAACCAGCTCTTTAA
- a CDS encoding 30S ribosomal protein S26e, translated as MTKKRSNRGRSKGGKGHSSLVQCTNCGRWVPRDKVKKVTSRLSLVDPSLAKELRASGAYIASPTVIKYYCVSCAVYYGVVKVRAEDERKSPEPLR; from the coding sequence ATGACAAAGAAGAGGAGTAATAGAGGTAGATCGAAGGGAGGGAAGGGGCACTCAAGCCTTGTACAATGCACAAACTGTGGAAGATGGGTGCCTAGGGATAAGGTTAAGAAGGTAACATCAAGGTTGAGCCTTGTTGATCCATCACTTGCAAAGGAGTTGAGGGCAAGCGGGGCATACATAGCAAGCCCTACAGTTATAAAGTACTATTGTGTCTCATGTGCTGTCTACTATGGTGTTGTTAAGGTCAGGGCTGAGGATGAGAGGAAGAGCCCTGAGCCATTGCGTTAA
- a CDS encoding MarR family transcriptional regulator produces MHVSLVAFEQQKGEGDGMLQSILNTLSSMNVKVDILSNIEQSRCSIDSDLVLVMGGDKGILQYFHKLAVDSPPVLGIYEEDSTGFLAQVDVRDIAKVMGMISSNRYRVEEVTRLAVRVDGMEMEPVLNDVALFPSKSATLMEYRLRINGDDVWHDKSDGVIISTPIGSTAYSMSAGGPMVLRSARVFLIVPVNSMDVTRRPLIVNDDVEIEVSDIISRYRCEVILDGGRRVTIRRALNCYKYPYPARFVRLEGYTPASLLAKKVKLAEDMLGMPPSAKLVLKTLEYEGPMSQRDLIARTMLPARTLRLALNHLIQKGYVRRRASLRDARQKIYELRV; encoded by the coding sequence ATGCATGTATCACTTGTAGCATTTGAGCAGCAGAAGGGTGAAGGTGATGGTATGCTACAGAGTATACTTAACACCTTGAGTAGCATGAATGTTAAGGTTGATATCCTCAGCAATATAGAGCAGTCAAGATGCTCAATAGACTCTGATCTAGTGCTTGTGATGGGAGGGGATAAAGGTATACTCCAGTACTTCCACAAACTTGCAGTTGACTCTCCTCCAGTATTGGGCATATACGAGGAGGACTCTACTGGCTTCCTTGCACAGGTTGATGTAAGGGATATTGCAAAGGTTATGGGCATGATCTCATCAAACAGATATAGGGTTGAGGAGGTTACAAGGTTAGCAGTTAGGGTAGATGGGATGGAGATGGAACCAGTGCTCAACGATGTTGCACTCTTCCCATCAAAGAGCGCTACCCTTATGGAGTATAGGCTAAGGATAAATGGAGATGATGTATGGCATGATAAGAGCGATGGTGTGATAATCTCAACACCAATAGGCTCAACAGCATACAGCATGTCAGCAGGAGGGCCTATGGTGCTTAGGAGTGCTAGGGTATTCTTGATAGTGCCAGTGAACTCTATGGACGTGACTAGGAGACCTTTAATAGTTAATGATGATGTTGAGATAGAGGTTAGTGATATAATAAGCAGGTATAGGTGTGAGGTTATACTTGATGGGGGTAGGAGGGTTACAATAAGGAGGGCACTGAACTGCTACAAGTATCCTTACCCTGCAAGGTTTGTTAGGCTTGAAGGTTATACTCCAGCATCCCTTCTAGCAAAGAAGGTGAAGTTGGCTGAGGATATGCTTGGTATGCCACCAAGTGCAAAACTTGTTCTCAAGACGCTAGAGTATGAAGGACCAATGAGCCAGAGAGACCTTATAGCAAGGACCATGCTCCCAGCAAGGACGCTAAGATTAGCATTGAACCATCTCATCCAGAAGGGTTATGTTAGGAGGAGAGCATCGCTTAGAGATGCGAGGCAGAAGATATATGAGTTGAGGGTATAA
- the trpB gene encoding tryptophan synthase subunit beta, with amino-acid sequence MRLKHYPIDGKFGRFGGRYVPETLIPALEELEKAYMDARDDKDFKKDLEYYLKHYAGRPTQLYHAKNLSDAVGGAGIYLKREDLLHGGAHKINNTIGQALLAKRMGKERVIAETGAGQHGVATAMACAALGLRCEIYMGAKDAERQRLNVFRMELLGAKVNRVYSGSQTLKDAINEALRDWITNVRNTYYLLGSVVGPHPYPMMVRDFQSVIGREIRKQCISMIGGMPDAIVACVGGGSNAMGTFYEFLDSKVDLYGVEAGGHGITSKEHSATLCAGSEGVLHGMLTYLLQDEDGQIMDTHSIAAGLDYPGVGPEHAFLKSIDRVKYVSVTDDEAVDAFMKLAKYEGIIPALEAAHAVAYAMRMAREYGNDASIIITVSGRGDKDVEVVKRYLEERSLSHEQ; translated from the coding sequence ATGAGGCTCAAGCACTACCCAATCGATGGCAAGTTTGGTAGGTTTGGAGGCAGGTATGTGCCAGAGACGCTCATACCTGCACTTGAGGAACTGGAGAAGGCATACATGGATGCAAGGGATGATAAGGACTTTAAGAAGGATCTTGAGTATTATCTAAAGCACTACGCTGGTAGACCAACCCAACTATACCATGCAAAGAACCTAAGTGATGCAGTTGGAGGGGCAGGGATATACTTGAAGAGGGAGGATCTATTGCATGGTGGAGCACATAAGATAAACAATACCATAGGACAAGCATTACTAGCAAAGCGCATGGGCAAGGAGCGTGTGATTGCTGAGACTGGGGCAGGGCAGCATGGTGTTGCAACTGCGATGGCTTGTGCTGCTCTAGGGCTTAGGTGTGAGATATACATGGGTGCAAAGGATGCTGAGAGGCAGAGGCTCAATGTATTCAGGATGGAGTTGCTAGGTGCAAAGGTTAACAGGGTCTATTCAGGCTCTCAAACACTGAAGGATGCTATCAATGAAGCGTTAAGGGATTGGATAACAAATGTGAGAAACACTTACTACCTGCTAGGCTCTGTAGTTGGTCCCCATCCATATCCAATGATGGTTAGGGACTTTCAGAGCGTTATAGGCAGAGAGATAAGGAAGCAGTGTATAAGCATGATTGGAGGCATGCCAGATGCCATAGTTGCATGTGTTGGGGGAGGTAGCAATGCCATGGGCACATTCTATGAGTTCCTTGATAGTAAGGTTGACCTCTACGGTGTTGAGGCTGGTGGCCATGGTATTACAAGTAAGGAGCATTCAGCAACACTCTGTGCTGGCTCTGAAGGTGTACTTCATGGTATGCTAACCTATCTACTCCAAGATGAGGATGGGCAGATAATGGATACGCATAGCATAGCAGCAGGTCTAGATTATCCAGGGGTTGGACCAGAGCATGCATTCCTTAAGAGCATAGATAGGGTCAAGTACGTTAGCGTTACAGATGATGAGGCTGTAGATGCGTTCATGAAACTTGCTAAATATGAGGGGATAATACCAGCATTGGAGGCAGCACATGCAGTTGCATATGCTATGAGGATGGCAAGAGAGTATGGTAATGATGCAAGCATAATCATTACAGTATCTGGAAGGGGGGATAAGGATGTTGAGGTTGTCAAGCGTTATCTAGAGGAGAGGTCATTGAGCCATGAGCAGTAG
- the trpD gene encoding anthranilate phosphoribosyltransferase, translating to MSVRDALRKVLDMQSLTYEEMCACMESILAGEASDVLIAALFTALRMKGESIDELNAMLDVMLKHAIKVRVDGYVIDTSGTGGDNAGTFNISTAAAFIASASGIKVAKHGNRAVSSMSGSADILEYLGYNLDTKPEKVEECIEHIGIGFIFAPRFHPAMSRVAGVRREMGIRTAFNIVGPLCNPALPRAQVVGVYSPTIMDKVAGMLIHAGREEFMVVHAIDGMDELSNTCINRILWYRHDAGSINVDLDPKTLGLSTARKDDLMVRSRDEAAGIFLDVLKGSARKEVIDAVLLNAAAALIVGRKAPSFKEGIEVAKASVMDGRAYKRLRELIGACGSIERLDEVEDMIARKH from the coding sequence ATGAGCGTTAGAGATGCTTTAAGGAAGGTACTTGATATGCAGAGCCTTACCTATGAGGAGATGTGTGCATGTATGGAATCCATACTTGCTGGAGAGGCTAGTGATGTACTCATCGCAGCGCTCTTTACAGCATTGAGGATGAAGGGTGAGAGCATTGATGAGTTGAATGCTATGCTTGATGTCATGCTCAAGCATGCTATCAAGGTTAGGGTTGATGGATATGTTATAGATACATCTGGCACTGGAGGGGATAATGCTGGAACGTTCAACATAAGCACAGCAGCAGCATTCATAGCATCTGCCTCTGGCATAAAGGTTGCAAAGCATGGAAATAGGGCAGTATCAAGCATGAGTGGGAGTGCAGATATACTTGAGTACCTAGGCTACAACCTCGATACAAAGCCAGAGAAGGTTGAGGAGTGCATAGAGCATATAGGCATAGGGTTCATATTTGCACCTAGATTCCATCCAGCGATGAGCAGGGTAGCAGGTGTTAGGAGGGAGATGGGGATAAGGACTGCATTCAACATCGTAGGTCCTCTATGCAACCCTGCACTACCAAGGGCTCAAGTGGTAGGTGTATACTCCCCCACCATAATGGATAAGGTTGCAGGTATGCTAATACATGCTGGAAGGGAGGAGTTCATGGTTGTTCATGCTATAGATGGTATGGATGAGTTATCCAACACATGCATCAATAGGATACTCTGGTATAGGCATGATGCTGGTAGTATAAATGTAGATTTAGACCCCAAGACACTTGGATTGAGCACTGCAAGGAAGGATGACCTCATGGTTAGGAGCAGGGATGAGGCTGCTGGCATATTCCTTGATGTGCTGAAGGGTAGTGCAAGGAAGGAGGTTATAGATGCTGTACTCCTCAATGCTGCAGCAGCCCTTATAGTAGGAAGGAAGGCACCATCATTCAAGGAGGGTATAGAGGTTGCTAAGGCAAGTGTTATGGATGGGAGGGCATACAAGAGGTTAAGAGAACTTATAGGAGCATGTGGTAGTATAGAGAGGCTTGATGAGGTTGAGGATATGATTGCAAGGAAGCATTAG
- a CDS encoding CDP-alcohol phosphatidyltransferase family protein — translation MLLNKIRKDIEPMMNRIGVGFAATGLSPNALTLIGFALAVLAGFLYALQSMLEYAYLYAGIVLLISGFFDIVDGSVARVTGRVSRAGAFLDSTLDRVAEVAIYTGIVLSSKVNPALVILALALSLLVSYARARAEGVGVELKGIGVGERAERLLLLSTFSIASIIISMELMQYGLIIIVVLAAITFIHRVLAVLNAMAQGSSSHPQP, via the coding sequence ATGTTGCTGAACAAGATAAGGAAGGATATAGAGCCTATGATGAATAGAATAGGAGTGGGGTTTGCAGCAACTGGGCTCTCACCTAATGCATTGACACTTATAGGATTTGCATTAGCAGTACTTGCAGGCTTCCTTTACGCATTACAATCAATGCTAGAGTATGCTTATCTCTACGCTGGGATAGTGCTACTTATATCTGGCTTCTTCGATATAGTTGATGGTAGCGTTGCTAGGGTTACAGGCAGGGTCTCTAGGGCAGGTGCATTCCTAGACTCAACACTTGATAGGGTAGCAGAGGTTGCAATATACACAGGGATAGTGCTAAGCAGCAAGGTTAACCCAGCACTTGTTATACTTGCATTGGCACTCTCACTGCTAGTAAGTTATGCAAGGGCAAGGGCAGAAGGGGTAGGGGTTGAGTTGAAGGGCATAGGAGTAGGGGAGAGGGCTGAGAGGCTACTATTGCTATCAACATTCAGCATAGCAAGCATAATCATATCAATGGAACTTATGCAGTATGGGCTCATCATAATAGTTGTACTTGCTGCCATAACGTTCATCCATAGAGTATTAGCAGTACTTAACGCAATGGCTCAGGGCTCTTCCTCTCATCCTCAGCCCTGA
- a CDS encoding cupredoxin domain-containing protein, with translation MILPNIVIYLVITIVTAMVYIPAVYADGAIVEIPRNAGDPSFDPQFPRPIEWYIPTNLRITVGDTVTWINNDTVTHTVTSGKGVSRYEGITGKLGVADGKFDSGLIERGERWSYKFDEPGTFTYFCTIHPWMIGSVVVEQRIPDYPHDANGNRLTLPVMTITSDRKYHVGVAWAPPVIKTGESIAFINDFFDVSGTIKQHLLKYYFVLYQNGKEIYRSLGYSERGSDVKYFVFSEPGPIIIRFEEIGGSPDNNAEFSTIVYANDDDSTIAFTSTISTAKIDTVIIHMITYAGITGLVVSAGVIYWWFRRR, from the coding sequence ATGATACTTCCAAATATAGTAATCTACCTAGTGATAACTATAGTAACGGCAATGGTATATATTCCTGCTGTGTATGCTGATGGGGCAATAGTTGAGATACCTAGGAATGCAGGAGATCCATCATTCGATCCCCAGTTTCCCAGACCTATAGAATGGTATATACCAACTAACCTTAGGATAACTGTTGGAGATACTGTTACATGGATTAATAATGATACAGTTACTCATACTGTTACTAGCGGGAAAGGTGTCAGTAGATACGAAGGTATAACTGGCAAGTTAGGCGTAGCAGATGGAAAGTTCGATAGCGGATTAATAGAGAGAGGTGAGAGATGGTCATATAAATTCGATGAACCTGGTACATTCACATACTTCTGTACCATCCATCCATGGATGATAGGGTCTGTAGTAGTTGAGCAGCGCATACCTGACTATCCTCACGATGCTAACGGTAACAGGCTTACACTGCCTGTAATGACCATAACATCAGATAGGAAGTACCATGTTGGTGTAGCATGGGCACCTCCTGTTATAAAGACAGGGGAGAGTATAGCATTCATAAACGACTTTTTTGATGTTAGTGGTACAATAAAGCAGCATCTACTCAAATACTATTTTGTACTGTATCAGAATGGAAAGGAGATATATAGATCCCTTGGGTACTCTGAGAGAGGTAGCGATGTAAAATACTTTGTATTCTCTGAACCTGGACCAATAATTATAAGGTTTGAGGAGATAGGAGGTAGCCCTGATAACAATGCAGAGTTCAGCACCATAGTTTATGCTAACGATGATGATAGTACTATTGCCTTTACAAGTACTATATCTACAGCCAAGATTGATACAGTTATAATTCACATGATAACATATGCAGGTATAACTGGTCTGGTAGTTAGTGCAGGAGTAATATATTGGTGGTTTAGAAGAAGATAA
- a CDS encoding CTP synthase: MLDKRSAIDNNTTIDITNKKSKYIFVTGGVMSGLGKGVVTASIAKLLQLYNLKVSCMKIDPYLNVDAGTMNPMIHGEVFVTDDGGECDMDIGAYERFLDMNLSREHNITTGKVYSTVIERERKGEYLGQCVQIIPHVTDEIKSRIRGLAAKHDLDVLVVECGGTVGDIESLPFLEAMRQIRLEEGSENVLFVHVTLAPLLDVVGEVKTKPTQHSVQELRRIGIQPDIIAVRSKVMLDSSIKSKIALFANVSMHDVVSCHDVDSIYEVPEVLHQQGIVERIKDRLRLNIDAHKFSWGSWRHVIDSYRNLNDEVRIAMVGKYVKLADSYVSVNQALSHAGAMLGYKVKIDHIDAELFEQDSKSISMLDDYSGILVPGGFGKRGSEGIIRTADYARLKDIPYLGICFGFQLAIVAFARSVCMLDGANSTELDEHARHPVVHLLPEQRDVVNLGGTMRLGLHEIEVKDDTLAYRIYKSNKIWKRHRHRYELNTEYKDILEKHGMVFSGWSDGARRMEMLELPDKRFYFAVQYHAEFTSRPGRPEEAFLAFVDAAVKYKRGDQPDSVSKPKQRVRVRKSK, from the coding sequence ATGCTGGATAAAAGATCTGCAATAGATAATAACACCACTATAGACATTACTAACAAGAAGAGCAAGTACATATTCGTTACAGGCGGAGTCATGTCTGGCCTAGGCAAGGGTGTTGTTACAGCATCCATAGCAAAACTCCTCCAACTATACAACCTGAAGGTATCATGCATGAAGATAGACCCTTACCTTAACGTTGATGCTGGAACCATGAACCCAATGATACATGGAGAGGTATTTGTAACAGATGATGGAGGGGAGTGCGATATGGATATTGGGGCATATGAGCGCTTCCTAGACATGAACCTAAGCAGGGAGCATAACATAACAACAGGCAAGGTATACTCTACAGTAATAGAGAGGGAGAGGAAGGGTGAGTACCTTGGGCAGTGTGTACAGATAATACCCCATGTTACAGATGAGATAAAGTCTAGGATAAGGGGTTTAGCAGCAAAGCATGACCTTGATGTACTTGTGGTTGAGTGTGGAGGTACAGTAGGGGATATAGAGAGTTTACCATTCCTTGAGGCTATGAGGCAGATAAGGCTTGAGGAGGGTTCAGAGAACGTGCTCTTTGTGCATGTCACACTTGCACCATTGCTTGATGTTGTTGGGGAAGTGAAGACGAAGCCAACGCAGCATAGCGTACAGGAGTTGAGGAGGATAGGGATACAGCCAGATATAATAGCAGTGAGGAGTAAGGTTATGTTAGATTCAAGTATAAAGAGCAAGATAGCCTTATTTGCAAACGTTAGCATGCATGATGTTGTATCATGCCATGATGTTGACTCTATATATGAGGTACCTGAAGTACTCCATCAACAGGGTATAGTTGAGAGGATCAAGGATAGGTTGAGGCTTAACATAGATGCTCATAAGTTCAGTTGGGGCTCATGGAGGCATGTTATCGACTCATACAGGAATCTAAATGATGAGGTAAGGATAGCCATGGTAGGCAAGTATGTAAAATTGGCTGATAGTTATGTTAGCGTTAACCAAGCGCTAAGCCATGCTGGTGCAATGCTAGGCTATAAGGTAAAGATAGACCATATAGATGCTGAGTTGTTCGAGCAGGATAGCAAGAGTATAAGCATGTTGGATGATTACTCTGGCATCCTTGTGCCTGGAGGGTTTGGGAAGAGGGGGAGTGAAGGCATAATAAGAACTGCAGATTATGCAAGGCTTAAGGATATACCTTACCTTGGCATATGCTTCGGCTTCCAACTTGCTATAGTTGCATTTGCAAGGAGTGTATGCATGCTAGATGGTGCAAACTCTACAGAGTTGGATGAACATGCAAGGCATCCAGTAGTCCATCTCCTTCCAGAGCAGAGGGATGTAGTTAACCTTGGAGGTACGATGAGGCTAGGACTGCATGAGATAGAGGTTAAGGATGATACCTTAGCATACAGGATATACAAGAGCAATAAGATATGGAAGAGGCATAGGCATAGATACGAACTCAACACCGAGTACAAGGATATACTTGAGAAGCATGGCATGGTCTTCTCTGGCTGGAGTGATGGTGCAAGGAGGATGGAGATGCTAGAGTTGCCAGATAAGAGGTTCTACTTTGCTGTTCAGTACCATGCAGAGTTCACAAGTAGACCAGGAAGACCAGAGGAGGCATTCCTAGCATTTGTTGATGCTGCTGTAAAGTATAAGAGAGGAGATCAGCCTGATAGCGTATCCAAGCCTAAACAGAGGGTGAGAGTAAGAAAGAGCAAGTAA
- the trpA gene encoding tryptophan synthase subunit alpha, with product MSSSSSSRSSNNNSSRKENPIDVRLREVMARGEYALIGYMVAGYPDEHTCLDLALAMIDGGVDILEIGIPFSDPIADGPTIQRASYIALSNGITPRKAFDIARRIKDASNTPLVAMTYYNIVYRLGVERFMSMAREHGIDGLIVPDLTYEEADDVIRVAHIHGMDLIFLVAPNTSDERINMIAGVSKGFLYLVSVYGTTGERDRFYEYTTNAIRRVKGLMMGRVPLAVGFGISRKEHVRLMIDAGADAIVVGSAFINIIEKGNNDKDGMLKGIRQLAYELKQATKRLA from the coding sequence ATGAGCAGTAGCAGTAGTAGCAGAAGTAGTAACAACAACAGTAGTAGGAAGGAGAACCCAATAGATGTAAGGCTTAGGGAGGTTATGGCAAGAGGAGAATATGCCCTGATAGGATACATGGTTGCAGGGTATCCAGATGAGCATACATGCCTTGATCTTGCCCTTGCAATGATCGATGGGGGTGTTGATATACTTGAGATAGGTATACCATTCTCAGATCCAATAGCAGATGGGCCTACAATACAGAGAGCATCATACATAGCATTAAGCAATGGTATAACCCCACGTAAGGCATTCGATATTGCAAGGAGGATCAAGGATGCATCTAATACACCTCTAGTTGCCATGACATACTACAACATAGTCTACAGGCTAGGGGTTGAGAGGTTCATGTCAATGGCAAGAGAGCATGGAATAGATGGGCTTATAGTACCAGATCTAACCTATGAGGAGGCTGATGATGTGATAAGGGTTGCACATATACATGGCATGGATCTAATCTTCCTCGTTGCACCAAATACAAGTGATGAGAGGATTAATATGATAGCAGGTGTAAGCAAGGGCTTCCTCTACCTTGTATCTGTCTATGGCACGACTGGGGAGAGGGATAGGTTCTATGAGTACACAACAAATGCCATAAGGAGGGTTAAGGGGTTGATGATGGGTAGGGTGCCTCTAGCAGTAGGCTTTGGGATAAGTAGGAAGGAGCATGTTAGGCTAATGATAGATGCTGGTGCAGATGCCATAGTAGTTGGGAGTGCGTTCATAAATATAATAGAAAAGGGTAATAATGATAAAGATGGTATGCTTAAAGGTATTAGACAACTTGCATATGAACTGAAACAGGCAACGAAAAGGTTAGCATAA
- a CDS encoding indole-3-glycerol-phosphate synthase — protein MKGKRMDGGEGGIEEKEEEEHGYLERLVDAARSAVRSGHYEFGFTIHHRIISMRDAILSCKRSGKNAIIAEVKFASPSMGRIRDYTSPQTLARDMVDAGAMALSVLTQPNYFNGSIEYLMNVRVAVDVPLLMKDIIVSREQVDAAYRAGADCILLISSIYTEGLADDTLERMIDRAHAYGLEVILEVHDEDEFDQALKSTADIIGINNRDLKSMNVDVSNTARILAKHDNNNKATTNKPIISESGISSVEHIRYLKQYKVDAFLIGTSIMASDNIKNKVRELVMA, from the coding sequence ATGAAGGGGAAGAGAATGGATGGAGGGGAGGGAGGAATAGAAGAAAAGGAGGAGGAAGAGCATGGGTATCTTGAGAGGCTTGTAGATGCAGCAAGGAGTGCAGTAAGATCAGGGCATTATGAATTTGGGTTCACAATACATCATAGGATAATAAGCATGCGTGATGCAATACTATCATGCAAGAGGAGTGGCAAGAATGCCATAATAGCAGAGGTAAAGTTTGCATCCCCAAGCATGGGTAGGATAAGGGATTACACTAGCCCTCAGACCCTTGCTAGGGATATGGTTGATGCTGGTGCTATGGCATTATCTGTTCTAACACAACCAAACTACTTCAATGGTTCTATAGAGTACCTTATGAACGTAAGGGTTGCTGTAGATGTGCCATTGCTCATGAAGGATATAATCGTGAGTAGAGAGCAGGTAGATGCTGCGTATAGAGCAGGAGCAGATTGCATACTACTCATCTCATCCATATATACTGAAGGGCTTGCAGATGATACCCTTGAGCGTATGATAGATAGGGCTCATGCTTATGGGTTAGAGGTTATCCTAGAGGTGCATGATGAGGATGAGTTTGATCAAGCATTAAAGAGCACTGCTGATATAATAGGCATAAACAACAGAGATCTAAAGAGCATGAATGTTGATGTAAGCAATACAGCAAGGATACTAGCCAAGCATGATAATAATAATAAGGCTACTACTAATAAGCCTATAATAAGTGAGAGCGGGATAAGTAGTGTAGAGCATATAAGGTACCTTAAGCAGTATAAGGTTGATGCATTCCTGATAGGCACATCTATAATGGCTAGTGATAACATTAAAAACAAGGTAAGGGAACTTGTTATGGCATGA
- a CDS encoding anthranilate synthase component II, with translation MRIIIIDNYDSFTYNLAQQIGSMANVMNIGIEPLVFRNDKITLGEILMLDPDAIIISPGPGHPANRRDFGVSADVILNMYDKLPILGVCLGHQGIVHLFGGKVVRAKTPRHGKTSMISHNSKDLFQSIDNPFKATRYHSLVADPSTIPPSLEVTAYALDDDEVMGVRHKEHMLFGVQFHPESILTKSGDIIMINFISMVKR, from the coding sequence ATGAGGATAATCATAATAGATAACTACGACTCATTCACATACAACCTTGCACAGCAGATAGGGAGTATGGCTAACGTTATGAATATTGGTATAGAGCCTCTAGTCTTCAGGAATGATAAGATAACCCTTGGAGAGATACTCATGCTTGATCCAGACGCAATAATCATATCCCCTGGTCCAGGTCATCCAGCAAACAGGAGGGACTTTGGTGTATCTGCAGATGTTATACTCAACATGTATGATAAGTTGCCTATACTTGGTGTATGCTTGGGGCATCAAGGTATAGTGCATCTATTTGGAGGGAAGGTTGTTAGGGCAAAGACACCTAGACATGGCAAGACAAGCATGATAAGCCATAATTCAAAGGATCTCTTCCAAAGTATTGATAACCCGTTCAAAGCAACTAGATACCATTCACTTGTAGCAGATCCAAGCACCATACCCCCATCCCTTGAGGTTACAGCGTATGCCTTGGATGATGATGAGGTAATGGGTGTAAGGCACAAGGAGCATATGCTGTTTGGTGTACAGTTCCATCCAGAGTCTATACTTACAAAGAGCGGTGATATTATAATGATCAACTTCATCTCAATGGTGAAGAGATAG